The following proteins are encoded in a genomic region of Mustela erminea isolate mMusErm1 chromosome 3, mMusErm1.Pri, whole genome shotgun sequence:
- the BTNL10 gene encoding butyrophilin-like protein 10 isoform X1 has product MANTHGRVIFPPSCSIIVIVLQLLSCSIPASGKADFSIIGPKTPVLAVLGENVELPCHLSLNISAEDMELRWYRNQPSQVVHLHKNGTDMKEEQMREYQRRTTFLSAGLDQGKATVKIHNVTVFDNGTFHCNFKDGNMSAETRLWLMVAGLGGMPRIQVQAVQGEIVWAQCTSEGWFPEPQAEWRNFRGQPLPSMTHLSASPTTGLFTVVSNVTIQDGDVQNFSCCISSPLLQKKMVNYHLLPQLSRSSLSNEWKIVLPLIFTLAGLVTAGATCLYQKCQKDRNVGQLEEERLHRAEEQHSQDWTEDKVIYVSPSLDPDTASPKLALSEDGKSVRRLFFDQELPDIPSRFDQDPCVLAREQFSAGRYYWEVQVGQRKAWNVGVCLESLNRKGRIPKAPQHGLWALELYKKTFWALAFPRVRLHPSGPLHKVGILLDYDAGRVSFYNIGNGSLIYSFSGLSFSEPLRPFFCLWTHDPNPLTIYSECQPPEATSPPQSQGQERVGTLLQQDP; this is encoded by the exons ATGGCAAACACACACGGTCGAGTCATCTTTCCACCCAGCTGCTCCATCATTGTAATCGTCCTGCAGCTCCTGTCCTGCAGCATCCCTGCAAGCG GGAAAGCTGATTTCTCCATCATTGGACCTAAAACACCTGTTCTGGCAGTGCTGGGCGAAAATGTGGAGCTACCATGTCATCTGTCCCTCAATATCAGTGCCGAGGACATGGAGCTTCGGTGGTACAGGAATCAGCCATCCCAAGTCGTGCACCTGCACAAGAATGGGACAGACATGAAGGAAGAACAGATGAGAGAGTACCAGAGAAGGACCACATTCCTGAGTGCTGGGCTGGACCAGGGAAAAGCCACAGTGAAGATCCACAACGTGACAGTTTTTGATAATGGAACATTCCACTGCAACTTCAAAGATGGCAACATGTCTGCAGAGACCAGGCTGTGGCTGATGGTGGCAG GTCTGGGCGGGATGCCAAGAATCCAAGTGCAAGCTGTCCAAGGTGAAATTGTCTGGGCACAGTGTACCTCAGAAGGCTGGttcccagagccccaggcagaATGGAGAAATTTCAGAGGACAGCCCCTACCTTCCATGACCCACCTCTCAGCCTCGCCAACAACAGGTCTCTTCACGGTGGTGTCCAATGTGACCATCCAGGATGGGGATGTTCAGAACTTCTCCTGCTGCATCTCCagtcccctcctccagaagaagATGGTCAACTACCACTTGCTCC CTCAATTGTCCAGAAGTtccctgtcaaatgaatggaaGATAGTGCTGCCTCTGATCTTCACTCTGGCAGGGCTTGTCACAGCTGGAGCCACCTGTCTCTACCAGAAATGTCAGAAAGACAGGAATGTGGGGCAACTGGAAGAAGAGAGACTGCATAGAGCAGAGGAGCAGCACTCCCAAG ATTGGACAGAGGACAAGGTGATCTATG TGAgcccatccctggaccctgacaCCGCAAGCCCAAAACTCGCTCTGTCTGAGGATGGGAAGAGTGTGAGGCGGCTGTTCTTTGACCAGGAGCTGCCAGATATCCCCAGCAGATTTGACCAGGACCCCTGTGTATTGGCACGAGAACAGTTCTCTGCTGGGAGGTATTATTGGGAGGTCCAGGTAGGACAGAGGAAGGCTTGGAATGTAGGCGTCTGTCTGGAGAGCTTGAATCGGAAGGGAAGGATCCCAAAGGCTCCCCAACATGGACTCTGGGCCCTGGAGCTCTACAAGAAGACATTCTGGGCCCTCGCTTTCCCAAGGGTCCGCCTGCACCCTTCAGGGCCCCTACATAAGGTGGGTATTCTCCTGGACTATGACGCTGGCAGAGTCTCCTTCTACAACATTGGCAATGGATCCCTCATCTACTCATTCTCTGGACTCTCCTTCTCAGAGCCCCTGAGGCCATTCTTCTGCCTCTGGACACACGACCCTAACCCTCTTACCATCTACTCAGAATGCCAGCCCCCTGAGGCTACGAGCCCTCCTCAGAGCCAAGGACAGGAGAGGGTGGGGACCCTCCTTCAACAAGACCCATGA
- the BTNL10 gene encoding butyrophilin-like protein 10 isoform X2, protein MANTHGRVIFPPSCSIIVIVLQLLSCSIPASGKADFSIIGPKTPVLAVLGENVELPCHLSLNISAEDMELRWYRNQPSQVVHLHKNGTDMKEEQMREYQRRTTFLSAGLDQGKATVKIHNVTVFDNGTFHCNFKDGNMSAETRLWLMVAGLGGMPRIQVQAVQGEIVWAQCTSEGWFPEPQAEWRNFRGQPLPSMTHLSASPTTGLFTVVSNVTIQDGDVQNFSCCISSPLLQKKMVNYHLLPQLSRSSLSNEWKIVLPLIFTLAGLVTAGATCLYQKCQKDRNVGQLEEERLHRAEEQHSQVSPSLDPDTASPKLALSEDGKSVRRLFFDQELPDIPSRFDQDPCVLAREQFSAGRYYWEVQVGQRKAWNVGVCLESLNRKGRIPKAPQHGLWALELYKKTFWALAFPRVRLHPSGPLHKVGILLDYDAGRVSFYNIGNGSLIYSFSGLSFSEPLRPFFCLWTHDPNPLTIYSECQPPEATSPPQSQGQERVGTLLQQDP, encoded by the exons ATGGCAAACACACACGGTCGAGTCATCTTTCCACCCAGCTGCTCCATCATTGTAATCGTCCTGCAGCTCCTGTCCTGCAGCATCCCTGCAAGCG GGAAAGCTGATTTCTCCATCATTGGACCTAAAACACCTGTTCTGGCAGTGCTGGGCGAAAATGTGGAGCTACCATGTCATCTGTCCCTCAATATCAGTGCCGAGGACATGGAGCTTCGGTGGTACAGGAATCAGCCATCCCAAGTCGTGCACCTGCACAAGAATGGGACAGACATGAAGGAAGAACAGATGAGAGAGTACCAGAGAAGGACCACATTCCTGAGTGCTGGGCTGGACCAGGGAAAAGCCACAGTGAAGATCCACAACGTGACAGTTTTTGATAATGGAACATTCCACTGCAACTTCAAAGATGGCAACATGTCTGCAGAGACCAGGCTGTGGCTGATGGTGGCAG GTCTGGGCGGGATGCCAAGAATCCAAGTGCAAGCTGTCCAAGGTGAAATTGTCTGGGCACAGTGTACCTCAGAAGGCTGGttcccagagccccaggcagaATGGAGAAATTTCAGAGGACAGCCCCTACCTTCCATGACCCACCTCTCAGCCTCGCCAACAACAGGTCTCTTCACGGTGGTGTCCAATGTGACCATCCAGGATGGGGATGTTCAGAACTTCTCCTGCTGCATCTCCagtcccctcctccagaagaagATGGTCAACTACCACTTGCTCC CTCAATTGTCCAGAAGTtccctgtcaaatgaatggaaGATAGTGCTGCCTCTGATCTTCACTCTGGCAGGGCTTGTCACAGCTGGAGCCACCTGTCTCTACCAGAAATGTCAGAAAGACAGGAATGTGGGGCAACTGGAAGAAGAGAGACTGCATAGAGCAGAGGAGCAGCACTCCCAAG TGAgcccatccctggaccctgacaCCGCAAGCCCAAAACTCGCTCTGTCTGAGGATGGGAAGAGTGTGAGGCGGCTGTTCTTTGACCAGGAGCTGCCAGATATCCCCAGCAGATTTGACCAGGACCCCTGTGTATTGGCACGAGAACAGTTCTCTGCTGGGAGGTATTATTGGGAGGTCCAGGTAGGACAGAGGAAGGCTTGGAATGTAGGCGTCTGTCTGGAGAGCTTGAATCGGAAGGGAAGGATCCCAAAGGCTCCCCAACATGGACTCTGGGCCCTGGAGCTCTACAAGAAGACATTCTGGGCCCTCGCTTTCCCAAGGGTCCGCCTGCACCCTTCAGGGCCCCTACATAAGGTGGGTATTCTCCTGGACTATGACGCTGGCAGAGTCTCCTTCTACAACATTGGCAATGGATCCCTCATCTACTCATTCTCTGGACTCTCCTTCTCAGAGCCCCTGAGGCCATTCTTCTGCCTCTGGACACACGACCCTAACCCTCTTACCATCTACTCAGAATGCCAGCCCCCTGAGGCTACGAGCCCTCCTCAGAGCCAAGGACAGGAGAGGGTGGGGACCCTCCTTCAACAAGACCCATGA
- the BTNL10 gene encoding butyrophilin-like protein 10 isoform X3: MANTHGRVIFPPSCSIIVIVLQLLSCSIPASVLGENVELPCHLSLNISAEDMELRWYRNQPSQVVHLHKNGTDMKEEQMREYQRRTTFLSAGLDQGKATVKIHNVTVFDNGTFHCNFKDGNMSAETRLWLMVAGLGGMPRIQVQAVQGEIVWAQCTSEGWFPEPQAEWRNFRGQPLPSMTHLSASPTTGLFTVVSNVTIQDGDVQNFSCCISSPLLQKKMVNYHLLPQLSRSSLSNEWKIVLPLIFTLAGLVTAGATCLYQKCQKDRNVGQLEEERLHRAEEQHSQDWTEDKVIYVSPSLDPDTASPKLALSEDGKSVRRLFFDQELPDIPSRFDQDPCVLAREQFSAGRYYWEVQVGQRKAWNVGVCLESLNRKGRIPKAPQHGLWALELYKKTFWALAFPRVRLHPSGPLHKVGILLDYDAGRVSFYNIGNGSLIYSFSGLSFSEPLRPFFCLWTHDPNPLTIYSECQPPEATSPPQSQGQERVGTLLQQDP; the protein is encoded by the exons ATGGCAAACACACACGGTCGAGTCATCTTTCCACCCAGCTGCTCCATCATTGTAATCGTCCTGCAGCTCCTGTCCTGCAGCATCCCTGCAAGCG TGCTGGGCGAAAATGTGGAGCTACCATGTCATCTGTCCCTCAATATCAGTGCCGAGGACATGGAGCTTCGGTGGTACAGGAATCAGCCATCCCAAGTCGTGCACCTGCACAAGAATGGGACAGACATGAAGGAAGAACAGATGAGAGAGTACCAGAGAAGGACCACATTCCTGAGTGCTGGGCTGGACCAGGGAAAAGCCACAGTGAAGATCCACAACGTGACAGTTTTTGATAATGGAACATTCCACTGCAACTTCAAAGATGGCAACATGTCTGCAGAGACCAGGCTGTGGCTGATGGTGGCAG GTCTGGGCGGGATGCCAAGAATCCAAGTGCAAGCTGTCCAAGGTGAAATTGTCTGGGCACAGTGTACCTCAGAAGGCTGGttcccagagccccaggcagaATGGAGAAATTTCAGAGGACAGCCCCTACCTTCCATGACCCACCTCTCAGCCTCGCCAACAACAGGTCTCTTCACGGTGGTGTCCAATGTGACCATCCAGGATGGGGATGTTCAGAACTTCTCCTGCTGCATCTCCagtcccctcctccagaagaagATGGTCAACTACCACTTGCTCC CTCAATTGTCCAGAAGTtccctgtcaaatgaatggaaGATAGTGCTGCCTCTGATCTTCACTCTGGCAGGGCTTGTCACAGCTGGAGCCACCTGTCTCTACCAGAAATGTCAGAAAGACAGGAATGTGGGGCAACTGGAAGAAGAGAGACTGCATAGAGCAGAGGAGCAGCACTCCCAAG ATTGGACAGAGGACAAGGTGATCTATG TGAgcccatccctggaccctgacaCCGCAAGCCCAAAACTCGCTCTGTCTGAGGATGGGAAGAGTGTGAGGCGGCTGTTCTTTGACCAGGAGCTGCCAGATATCCCCAGCAGATTTGACCAGGACCCCTGTGTATTGGCACGAGAACAGTTCTCTGCTGGGAGGTATTATTGGGAGGTCCAGGTAGGACAGAGGAAGGCTTGGAATGTAGGCGTCTGTCTGGAGAGCTTGAATCGGAAGGGAAGGATCCCAAAGGCTCCCCAACATGGACTCTGGGCCCTGGAGCTCTACAAGAAGACATTCTGGGCCCTCGCTTTCCCAAGGGTCCGCCTGCACCCTTCAGGGCCCCTACATAAGGTGGGTATTCTCCTGGACTATGACGCTGGCAGAGTCTCCTTCTACAACATTGGCAATGGATCCCTCATCTACTCATTCTCTGGACTCTCCTTCTCAGAGCCCCTGAGGCCATTCTTCTGCCTCTGGACACACGACCCTAACCCTCTTACCATCTACTCAGAATGCCAGCCCCCTGAGGCTACGAGCCCTCCTCAGAGCCAAGGACAGGAGAGGGTGGGGACCCTCCTTCAACAAGACCCATGA